In the Arthrobacter zhaoxinii genome, one interval contains:
- the rpsO gene encoding 30S ribosomal protein S15 — translation MALDPAVKQEIIREFARAEGDTGSPEVQVAVLSRRILDLTEHLKTHKHDHHTRRGLMAMVGRRRRMLTYLRETDIARYRALIERLGLRR, via the coding sequence TTGGCACTCGATCCCGCCGTCAAGCAGGAGATCATTCGGGAATTCGCTCGGGCTGAAGGGGACACCGGTTCCCCCGAGGTTCAGGTTGCTGTGCTTTCACGGCGCATCCTCGACCTGACCGAGCACCTGAAGACCCACAAGCACGACCACCACACCCGCCGCGGCCTGATGGCCATGGTTGGTCGCCGTCGTCGCATGCTGACCTACCTGCGCGAGACCGACATCGCCCGCTACCGTGCGCTCATCGAGCGCCTCGGCCTGCGTCGATAG
- a CDS encoding MoaD/ThiS family protein encodes MLIRYFGAAKAAAGIEEEHLDEGPLTLAELTEKLSVRYPSPATGAPALATVIARSTFLVNETAARNPDLLLQRDDVVDILPPFAGG; translated from the coding sequence GTGCTGATCCGATACTTCGGCGCTGCGAAGGCAGCAGCCGGCATAGAAGAAGAACACCTGGACGAGGGGCCGCTGACGCTGGCTGAACTGACGGAGAAACTGTCCGTGCGGTATCCCTCCCCCGCTACCGGGGCCCCGGCCCTGGCCACGGTGATTGCGCGCAGCACGTTCCTGGTCAACGAAACCGCTGCCCGGAATCCGGACCTGCTGCTGCAGCGGGACGACGTCGTGGATATCCTGCCGCCGTTCGCCGGCGGGTAA
- a CDS encoding polyribonucleotide nucleotidyltransferase: MEGPEIQFSEAVIDNGKYGKRVIRFETGRLAQQAAGSAMVYIDEDTALLSATSAGKSPREGFDFFPLTVDVEERMYAAGRIPGSFFRREGRPSTEAILACRLMDRPLRPAFVKGLRNEVQIVVTILAINPDVLYDVVAINASSMSTQLSGLPFSGPIGGVRVALVDGQWVAFPKHSELERAVFSMVVAGRIAGDDVAIMMVEAEATDNAWTLIKEEGATAPTEEVVAEGLEAAKPFIKVLCDAQSDLAARAAKPTVEFPIFLDYQDDVYEAVEAAAGEKLAKVFSIADKQERDAAADELKNEVKAALAEKFEGREGEVSAAFRSVTKQVVRQRILKEQVRIDGRGLTDIRQLTAEVEVLPRVHGSAIFERGETQIMGVTTLNMLKMEQQIDSLSPVTRKRYMHNYNFPPYSTGETGRVGSPKRREIGHGALAERALMPVLPTREEFPYAIRQVSEALSSNGSTSMGSVCASTLSMLNAGVPLRAPVAGIAMGLVSDQVDGETRYAALTDILGAEDAFGDMDFKVAGTSEFVTAIQLDTKLDGIPASVLAAALKQAREARLHILDVMQAAIDAPDELSEFAPRIISVKIPVDKIGEVIGPKGKMINQIQEDTGADISIEDDGTVLIGATDGGSAEAARSAINAIANPQVPEIGERYLGTVVKTTTFGAFVSLTPGKDGLLHISELRKLAGGKRVDNVDDVVSVGQKVQVEITKIDDRGKLSLSPVVAEDAEGEEAAETESAE; this comes from the coding sequence ATGGAGGGTCCCGAAATTCAGTTCTCAGAAGCCGTTATTGACAACGGCAAATACGGCAAGCGCGTCATCCGGTTCGAAACCGGCCGCCTCGCCCAGCAGGCAGCCGGCTCCGCGATGGTCTACATTGACGAAGACACCGCACTGCTCTCGGCCACCTCGGCCGGCAAGTCCCCGCGCGAAGGCTTCGACTTCTTCCCGCTGACCGTGGACGTCGAGGAGCGTATGTACGCTGCCGGCCGCATCCCGGGCTCGTTCTTCCGCCGCGAAGGCCGCCCGTCCACCGAGGCCATCCTGGCCTGCCGCCTGATGGACCGCCCGCTGCGCCCCGCCTTCGTGAAGGGCCTGCGCAACGAGGTTCAGATCGTGGTCACCATCCTGGCGATCAACCCCGACGTCCTTTACGACGTTGTTGCGATCAACGCTTCCTCCATGTCCACCCAGCTGAGCGGCCTGCCGTTCTCCGGCCCGATCGGCGGCGTCCGCGTTGCCCTGGTCGACGGCCAGTGGGTTGCCTTCCCGAAGCACTCCGAGCTCGAGCGCGCCGTGTTCTCCATGGTGGTAGCCGGCCGCATTGCCGGTGACGACGTCGCCATCATGATGGTGGAAGCCGAAGCCACGGACAACGCCTGGACCCTCATCAAGGAAGAGGGCGCCACCGCCCCGACCGAAGAGGTTGTTGCAGAAGGCCTGGAAGCGGCGAAGCCGTTCATCAAGGTTCTGTGCGACGCCCAGTCGGACCTGGCTGCCCGCGCCGCCAAGCCCACCGTCGAGTTCCCGATCTTCCTGGACTACCAGGACGACGTGTACGAGGCCGTTGAAGCCGCAGCCGGCGAGAAGCTGGCCAAGGTCTTCTCGATCGCCGACAAGCAGGAGCGCGACGCTGCTGCCGACGAGCTGAAGAACGAAGTCAAGGCCGCACTGGCCGAGAAGTTCGAAGGCCGCGAAGGCGAAGTCTCCGCTGCTTTCCGTTCCGTCACCAAGCAGGTTGTGCGCCAGCGCATCCTCAAGGAGCAGGTCCGCATCGACGGCCGCGGCCTGACGGACATCCGCCAGCTCACCGCCGAGGTAGAGGTTCTGCCCCGCGTGCACGGTTCGGCCATCTTCGAGCGCGGCGAAACCCAGATCATGGGTGTCACCACGCTGAACATGCTGAAGATGGAACAGCAGATCGACTCGCTGTCGCCGGTAACGCGCAAGCGCTACATGCACAACTACAACTTCCCGCCGTACTCCACCGGTGAGACCGGCCGCGTGGGTTCGCCCAAGCGCCGCGAAATCGGCCACGGTGCCCTTGCCGAGCGCGCACTGATGCCGGTGCTGCCCACGCGTGAAGAATTCCCGTACGCCATCCGCCAGGTCTCCGAAGCCCTGAGCTCCAACGGCTCCACCTCCATGGGTTCGGTCTGCGCCTCGACGCTGTCCATGCTCAATGCCGGTGTGCCGCTGCGCGCTCCGGTGGCAGGCATCGCCATGGGCCTGGTCTCCGACCAGGTTGACGGCGAAACCCGCTACGCAGCCCTGACCGATATCCTCGGCGCCGAAGATGCCTTCGGCGACATGGACTTCAAGGTTGCCGGTACCTCCGAGTTCGTCACGGCCATCCAGCTGGACACCAAGCTCGACGGTATCCCCGCCTCCGTGCTGGCAGCAGCACTGAAGCAGGCCCGCGAAGCCCGCCTCCACATCCTCGACGTGATGCAGGCCGCGATCGACGCACCGGACGAGCTCTCCGAGTTCGCGCCGCGCATCATCTCGGTCAAGATCCCCGTGGACAAGATCGGCGAGGTCATCGGCCCGAAGGGCAAGATGATCAACCAGATCCAGGAGGACACCGGCGCTGACATCTCCATCGAAGATGACGGCACCGTCCTCATCGGCGCAACCGACGGCGGCTCCGCCGAGGCTGCCCGCTCGGCGATCAACGCGATCGCCAACCCGCAGGTCCCCGAGATCGGCGAGCGTTACCTCGGTACGGTAGTCAAGACCACCACCTTCGGTGCCTTTGTCTCCCTGACCCCGGGCAAGGACGGCCTGCTGCACATCTCCGAGCTGCGTAAGCTCGCCGGCGGCAAGCGCGTAGACAACGTCGACGACGTCGTCTCCGTAGGCCAGAAGGTCCAGGTCGAAATCACCAAGATCGATGACCGTGGAAAGCTTTCGCTCTCCCCGGTGGTTGCTGAAGACGCCGAAGGCGAAGAAGCAGCAGAAACCGAGTCTGCAGAGTAA
- a CDS encoding M16 family metallopeptidase, with amino-acid sequence MPENSDGNRPVSPSSPKGHGTVVQLPLTTLSSDPTLVVGTPGGAVVRRSVLPGGVRVLTEEMPGQRSTAIGFWVGVGSRDEAAGRHGSTHFLEHLLFKGTSRRSALDIASAFDEVGGESNAATAKESTCYYARVLDTDLPMAIDVITDMVTSAVLDPEELEQERDVILEEIAMDNDDPADLCHEKFSEAVLGDHALGRPIGGTPDAIRSVSREAVLDHYRRYYRPEELVVTAAGGLDHEEVCALVLQALEAAGWTLDPEATPAPRRETAPAVISGTAGVQVINRPVEQANIVMGCPSLTATDDRRFAMSVLNTILGGGMSSRLFQEIREKRGLVYSTYSFSASYADAGYFGMYAGCSPAKTRQVIDLLGSELERLAADGVEPAELAKALGQISGGMVLGLEDSGSRMSRLGRAELVSGEFIDIDESLRRIHSVTAEQVQELAAELAAAPRTITVVGPFESAAELGF; translated from the coding sequence ATGCCGGAAAACTCCGATGGAAACCGTCCCGTGTCCCCTTCCTCACCGAAGGGGCACGGGACGGTTGTCCAGCTTCCGCTGACCACCTTGTCCTCCGACCCGACCCTCGTTGTCGGCACTCCGGGAGGCGCCGTCGTGCGCCGTTCGGTATTGCCCGGCGGCGTCCGGGTCCTGACGGAGGAAATGCCCGGCCAGCGCAGCACGGCCATCGGATTCTGGGTTGGTGTCGGCTCGCGGGATGAAGCCGCGGGCCGGCACGGCTCCACACACTTCCTTGAGCACCTGCTGTTCAAGGGCACCAGCCGCCGCTCGGCGCTGGATATTGCCTCGGCATTTGACGAGGTGGGCGGTGAGTCCAACGCGGCCACCGCCAAGGAAAGCACCTGCTACTACGCACGGGTGCTGGACACCGATCTGCCGATGGCCATCGACGTCATCACCGACATGGTGACGTCCGCCGTCCTGGACCCGGAGGAACTGGAACAGGAACGCGACGTCATCCTGGAAGAGATCGCCATGGACAATGACGATCCGGCCGATCTCTGCCACGAAAAGTTTTCCGAGGCGGTCCTCGGGGACCACGCCCTCGGCCGTCCCATCGGCGGCACCCCCGACGCCATCCGCAGCGTGTCCCGCGAAGCGGTCCTCGACCACTACCGGCGCTACTACCGGCCTGAAGAGCTGGTGGTCACCGCCGCCGGGGGACTGGACCACGAGGAAGTCTGCGCACTGGTGCTGCAGGCACTGGAGGCCGCCGGCTGGACGCTGGACCCGGAAGCAACGCCCGCACCGCGGCGCGAGACCGCCCCGGCCGTGATTTCCGGTACCGCCGGCGTACAGGTCATCAACCGTCCCGTGGAGCAGGCCAACATCGTGATGGGCTGCCCCTCGCTGACCGCCACGGATGACCGCCGCTTCGCGATGAGCGTGCTGAACACCATCCTCGGCGGTGGCATGTCCTCCCGCCTGTTCCAGGAGATCCGCGAGAAGCGCGGCCTGGTCTATTCCACCTACTCGTTCTCGGCGTCGTACGCCGACGCCGGCTACTTCGGTATGTACGCGGGCTGCTCGCCGGCCAAGACCCGTCAGGTCATCGACCTGCTCGGCAGCGAACTCGAGCGCCTGGCCGCGGACGGCGTGGAGCCGGCCGAGTTGGCCAAGGCCCTGGGCCAGATCTCCGGCGGCATGGTGCTCGGGCTGGAGGACTCCGGTTCCCGGATGTCCCGCCTGGGCCGTGCCGAACTGGTCAGCGGCGAGTTCATCGACATCGACGAGTCCCTGCGGCGGATCCATTCCGTCACCGCCGAACAGGTGCAGGAACTGGCTGCGGAACTTGCTGCGGCACCCCGCACCATCACCGTGGTGGGCCCGTTCGAGTCGGCCGCCGAACTGGGCTTCTAA